The following are encoded in a window of Bacillus sp. SORGH_AS_0510 genomic DNA:
- a CDS encoding tautomerase family protein, whose amino-acid sequence MPIVELKIVEGREPNVKKKLVKDITDVIAENLSVPHDKIRILLYEIPSENWFVGGTPKSSIPEN is encoded by the coding sequence ATGCCAATCGTTGAACTGAAAATAGTAGAAGGCAGAGAACCCAATGTCAAAAAGAAGCTAGTGAAAGATATCACCGATGTCATTGCAGAAAATCTTAGTGTTCCACATGACAAGATTCGGATTCTGTTATATGAAATTCCTTCAGAAAATTGGTTCGTTGGGGGAACCCCTAAATCTAGCATACCTGAAAATTGA
- a CDS encoding aldehyde dehydrogenase — MSKLLEKQLQINDAKLFINGEYVNAISGETFDTINPATNQKLASVASASEQDVERAIQVAQRTYESGIWSKMPVEERAKILCRMSDLVMERVDELALIETLDVGKPIKESRDFDIPRAASNLRFFAEMAKYIHHEHYEQSKHMSYTKYAPAGVTSLIIPWNLPFMQMTWKASAALAAGNTVIVKPASYTPLSAVMLGEIANEAGLPPGVLNILTGPGGTVGTAMTTHPNVRRISFVGESSTGKTVMRNAASQLIPVSLELGGKSANIVFEDADLDEAVAGSIEAIFRNQGEICLAGSRLLVQESVYDKFLEKFVAAVKKIRVGDPLDESTDMGALISKSHLETVDNYVQIGISEGAKLAIGGKLVEGLTQGNFYEPTVLFDVNNKMRVAQEEIFGPVLVVIPFKTEEEAIQLANDSIYGLAGVVWSNDLRRAHRVAAQINSGLFWINCWYYRDLRTPFGGSKASGIGREGGRHSFEFYTEAKTITMKL, encoded by the coding sequence ATGAGTAAATTGCTTGAAAAACAGCTACAAATCAACGATGCAAAGCTTTTTATTAATGGAGAATACGTTAATGCTATTTCAGGAGAAACCTTTGACACGATTAATCCAGCAACCAATCAAAAGTTAGCTTCAGTCGCAAGTGCAAGTGAACAGGATGTAGAAAGAGCTATACAAGTTGCACAACGAACCTATGAAAGTGGGATATGGAGCAAGATGCCAGTTGAAGAGCGAGCAAAAATTCTCTGCCGCATGTCCGACCTAGTGATGGAACGTGTAGATGAGCTAGCTTTAATCGAAACTTTAGATGTAGGTAAGCCTATTAAAGAAAGCAGAGATTTTGACATCCCTAGAGCAGCATCCAATTTACGATTTTTCGCTGAAATGGCTAAATATATCCATCATGAGCATTATGAACAATCCAAGCATATGAGCTATACAAAATATGCGCCAGCAGGTGTAACAAGTTTAATCATTCCGTGGAATTTACCTTTTATGCAAATGACTTGGAAGGCTTCAGCTGCCCTTGCTGCAGGCAATACAGTAATTGTTAAACCAGCATCCTATACCCCGTTGAGTGCAGTCATGTTAGGTGAAATTGCCAATGAAGCAGGATTACCGCCCGGAGTGTTGAATATACTTACAGGACCCGGTGGAACAGTGGGTACTGCGATGACTACTCATCCGAACGTTCGTCGAATATCCTTTGTTGGGGAAAGTTCGACTGGGAAAACGGTTATGAGAAATGCCGCATCACAGTTAATTCCCGTTTCATTAGAATTAGGTGGAAAATCAGCCAATATTGTGTTTGAGGATGCAGATTTAGACGAAGCAGTTGCGGGATCTATTGAGGCAATTTTTAGAAATCAAGGAGAAATTTGTTTAGCAGGCTCACGATTGTTAGTTCAAGAATCCGTTTATGATAAATTCCTCGAAAAATTTGTTGCAGCCGTTAAGAAAATCAGAGTGGGGGATCCATTGGATGAAAGTACAGATATGGGTGCTCTGATTTCCAAAAGTCATTTAGAAACTGTCGATAATTATGTGCAAATAGGAATCTCTGAAGGTGCGAAGCTGGCAATTGGCGGCAAACTAGTAGAAGGTTTAACACAAGGGAATTTTTACGAACCTACAGTTCTCTTTGATGTAAATAATAAAATGAGAGTGGCACAGGAAGAAATTTTTGGCCCAGTATTAGTAGTCATTCCGTTTAAAACGGAAGAGGAAGCGATTCAATTAGCTAATGATTCAATTTATGGCCTCGCAGGCGTCGTTTGGTCAAACGATTTAAGACGTGCCCACCGTGTAGCAGCCCAAATTAATTCAGGCTTATTCTGGATTAATTGTTGGTACTATCGTGATTTAAGAACTCCATTTGGAGGTTCGAAAGCTAGCGGGATTGGTCGAGAAGGCGGACGTCACAGCTTTGAATTTTATACAGAGGCCAAGACCATCACAATGAAATTATAA
- a CDS encoding acetaldehyde dehydrogenase (acetylating), which translates to MGKLKAAIIGSGNIGTDLMYKLERSDWLELTAMIGIDPESDGLKRAHERGLQVFSNGIQGLVDSPNLADIVFDATSAKTHVRHANILKELGKLAIDLTPAARGPFVCPAVNIDAHLNEWNVNMITCGGQATIPIVHAINRVADVTYAEIIATISSKSAGPGTRANIDEFTITTRRGIEEVGGADQGKAIIILNPAEPPVIMRDTVFCEVKNLDRDSILQSIYEMIDTVKQYVPGYRLKQEPLFDGNKVTVFLEVEGAGDYFPKYAGNLDIMTAAAVKVAEDFARAQLGQKTVGTAALD; encoded by the coding sequence ATGGGGAAATTAAAAGCTGCGATTATTGGTTCGGGCAATATTGGAACGGATCTTATGTATAAGCTTGAAAGAAGTGATTGGTTAGAATTAACGGCCATGATTGGGATTGATCCAGAATCAGATGGATTGAAACGAGCACATGAACGAGGCCTTCAGGTTTTTTCAAATGGAATTCAAGGACTCGTAGATTCACCTAACCTTGCAGACATCGTTTTCGATGCTACATCTGCTAAAACCCATGTTAGACATGCGAATATTTTAAAAGAATTAGGTAAGCTGGCCATTGACCTTACGCCTGCAGCTAGAGGTCCATTTGTATGTCCAGCTGTAAATATTGATGCACACTTGAATGAATGGAATGTAAATATGATAACTTGCGGCGGTCAGGCAACAATCCCGATTGTTCATGCCATTAATCGTGTGGCTGATGTAACATATGCTGAAATCATTGCCACAATTTCCAGCAAAAGTGCAGGTCCCGGAACAAGGGCAAATATTGATGAGTTCACGATTACTACACGTAGGGGGATTGAAGAAGTTGGTGGTGCCGATCAAGGTAAAGCCATAATTATTTTAAATCCAGCAGAACCTCCTGTGATTATGCGTGACACTGTTTTTTGCGAAGTGAAGAATTTGGATAGAGACAGCATTCTCCAATCTATTTATGAAATGATTGATACTGTAAAACAATATGTCCCAGGTTATCGATTAAAACAAGAGCCATTATTCGATGGAAATAAAGTGACTGTATTCTTGGAAGTTGAAGGGGCAGGAGATTACTTTCCTAAATATGCCGGGAATTTAGACATTATGACAGCGGCAGCAGTAAAAGTGGCTGAAGATTTTGCCCGTGCCCAATTAGGACAAAAAACGGTAGGAACTGCCGCATTGGATTAA
- a CDS encoding 2-keto-4-pentenoate hydratase yields MKTLVESIAHELLEAENLQHSVAPLTQRFPELNVTDAYQIQLEVIDKRLKEGHEVIGKKVGLTSVAMQQMLGVNEPDYGHLLDDMKIADGETVKIAEFISPKVEAEIGFILAHDLVGPNVNYLDVLMATKYVVPTIEIIDSRITDWKIKLVDTVADNGSSARVVVGNKLSMIEGLDLRTQGMVLYKNEELVATGSGTAALGHPAQAVAWLANKLHEFGIHLKAGELILPGALSSAIAVIEGDTITAKFGPLGTVTVTFE; encoded by the coding sequence TTGAAAACTTTAGTAGAATCGATTGCTCATGAATTACTTGAGGCAGAAAATCTTCAACATTCCGTAGCTCCATTAACACAGCGCTTTCCTGAGTTAAATGTGACTGATGCATACCAAATACAGCTAGAAGTAATTGATAAAAGATTGAAAGAAGGGCACGAGGTAATCGGGAAGAAGGTAGGACTTACAAGTGTGGCAATGCAGCAAATGCTTGGTGTGAATGAACCAGATTACGGCCACCTGTTAGATGATATGAAAATAGCAGACGGTGAAACCGTGAAAATAGCTGAATTCATAAGTCCTAAGGTGGAAGCGGAAATAGGTTTTATTTTAGCCCACGATTTAGTAGGGCCAAATGTGAATTACCTTGATGTATTAATGGCTACCAAATATGTGGTGCCTACTATAGAAATTATAGATAGCAGAATAACAGATTGGAAAATTAAATTAGTTGATACAGTGGCAGATAATGGATCATCAGCAAGGGTTGTCGTAGGAAATAAGCTATCAATGATTGAAGGCCTTGATTTACGAACTCAAGGAATGGTTCTTTATAAAAATGAAGAACTTGTGGCAACTGGGTCCGGAACAGCCGCGCTTGGCCATCCAGCCCAAGCAGTGGCCTGGTTAGCTAATAAATTGCATGAATTTGGTATTCATCTAAAAGCGGGTGAGCTCATTCTTCCTGGAGCACTTTCTAGTGCCATTGCTGTAATAGAAGGCGACACGATTACTGCAAAATTCGGTCCATTAGGAACGGTTACCGTCACATTTGAGTAA
- a CDS encoding Crp/Fnr family transcriptional regulator, translated as MAILFDSDINWETCLQFGTRKFFKEKACIYQQGTTGEGFYYIQQGLIKVTTTTAMGKERLLNIAIPGQLLGVQAMDRQPHFTTATAVNDSILYFFSCDHFQKLIKNQPSILNMLIKTVIHKMHILADKIYLDTLLPEQQLAAILMNICYEFKNFEVPLTQQDLTKCTGLTRITIYKILKQWKEEQIVEIHGKKVLIRKPEELKNLLGDVII; from the coding sequence GTGGCAATCCTGTTTGATAGTGATATTAATTGGGAAACATGTTTGCAGTTTGGTACAAGAAAATTTTTTAAGGAAAAGGCTTGTATTTACCAGCAAGGCACTACTGGGGAAGGATTCTATTATATCCAACAGGGGTTAATTAAAGTGACGACAACAACTGCAATGGGAAAAGAGCGTTTATTAAACATTGCCATTCCTGGACAACTATTAGGTGTTCAAGCGATGGACCGACAGCCCCATTTTACAACGGCTACAGCTGTTAATGACTCCATTCTTTATTTTTTCTCATGTGATCATTTTCAAAAACTAATAAAAAATCAACCCTCTATTCTAAATATGTTAATCAAAACCGTCATACATAAAATGCATATTCTAGCTGATAAAATATATTTGGATACTCTTTTACCTGAGCAACAACTAGCCGCCATTCTAATGAATATCTGTTACGAATTTAAAAATTTTGAAGTTCCCCTCACCCAGCAAGATTTAACCAAATGTACGGGTTTAACTAGAATTACCATTTATAAAATTTTAAAGCAATGGAAAGAAGAACAAATCGTAGAGATTCATGGTAAAAAAGTACTCATTCGAAAACCCGAGGAATTAAAGAACCTGCTTGGGGATGTGATCATATGA
- a CDS encoding 2-keto-4-pentenoate hydratase, giving the protein MTLMQGTEQEIVEYLLEAEKERREVEKITTSYPSLTFEQAYEIQQKLIERKEQEGQRRIGVKLGLTSKAKQEMMGVHEAIYGYLMDDMLAPEWEPLQFSGFIHPKAEPEIAFLIDEDIQGTSVTAEDILRVTKYVAPAIEIIDSRYLDFKFTLVDVVADNCSSSKFIVGNKWVSPNALNLKEIGVYMSKNSEVATVGTSAAVLGHPATAVAWAVNKLGEKGLGLKKGDIVLSGAITEAISFQAGDTILVQFAELGSVSFSCK; this is encoded by the coding sequence ATGACACTAATGCAAGGAACAGAACAAGAGATTGTAGAGTACCTGCTAGAGGCAGAGAAGGAACGGCGAGAAGTAGAAAAAATCACCACAAGTTATCCATCTTTAACGTTTGAGCAGGCCTACGAAATACAACAGAAATTAATTGAACGTAAAGAACAGGAGGGGCAGCGTCGAATCGGTGTAAAGCTGGGATTAACGAGTAAGGCGAAGCAGGAGATGATGGGGGTTCATGAAGCGATTTATGGTTACTTGATGGATGATATGCTTGCGCCTGAATGGGAACCGTTACAATTTAGCGGGTTTATCCATCCGAAAGCAGAGCCTGAAATTGCTTTTTTAATTGATGAAGACATCCAAGGTACTTCTGTGACAGCAGAAGACATCTTAAGAGTAACTAAATATGTGGCACCAGCGATCGAGATAATTGATAGCCGCTATTTAGATTTTAAATTTACACTCGTTGACGTGGTAGCAGATAACTGTTCGTCTTCCAAATTCATTGTTGGAAACAAGTGGGTATCACCTAATGCTCTTAACCTGAAAGAAATTGGCGTGTATATGTCAAAAAATTCAGAGGTAGCTACGGTTGGTACAAGTGCCGCTGTGTTAGGCCATCCTGCCACAGCTGTTGCCTGGGCTGTAAATAAGCTTGGAGAAAAAGGATTAGGACTAAAAAAAGGTGACATCGTTCTTAGTGGTGCGATAACCGAAGCGATTAGCTTTCAAGCGGGAGATACCATTCTCGTGCAGTTTGCAGAGCTAGGAAGTGTATCATTTTCCTGCAAATGA
- a CDS encoding RidA family protein, with amino-acid sequence MVEKVMTPEERLASLGLKLPPLRSASGNYVSCVRTGNLIFTSGQGTDEYRGKLGEDVSIEVGYHAARQCMLNLLAVVKHELGDLSKVKRVVKILGFVNSTTDFTAQPKVMNGSSDLLVEVFGEKGRHARSAVGMAQLPHNNAVEVEMILEVEDGDQDE; translated from the coding sequence ATGGTTGAAAAAGTGATGACACCAGAAGAGAGATTAGCAAGTCTTGGTTTGAAGTTGCCGCCTCTTCGCTCCGCTTCTGGAAATTATGTTAGCTGTGTTCGGACAGGGAATCTTATTTTTACCTCGGGTCAGGGTACAGATGAATATCGTGGGAAACTTGGTGAAGATGTATCTATAGAGGTTGGGTATCACGCCGCAAGACAGTGCATGCTTAATCTTTTAGCGGTTGTTAAACATGAGCTAGGTGATCTTAGCAAAGTAAAACGGGTGGTCAAAATTCTTGGTTTTGTCAACAGTACCACTGACTTTACAGCACAACCAAAAGTCATGAATGGCTCTTCTGATTTATTGGTTGAAGTGTTTGGGGAAAAGGGAAGGCATGCGAGATCGGCAGTAGGAATGGCACAGTTGCCTCACAATAACGCAGTTGAGGTTGAAATGATTTTAGAGGTTGAGGATGGTGATCAAGATGAGTAA
- the dmpG gene encoding 4-hydroxy-2-oxovalerate aldolase has product MNVSKNLPIKLTEVCLRDGSHVVAHQYTEDQVRSVTRALDRAGMHYIEVSHGDGLGGSTLQYGRSLVNEMKLIEAAVEEAKQAKIAVLLIPGIGTVHELKQAHGLGAGLVRVATHVTEADVSAQHIAMARELGMESFGFLMMAHMAPVEKLVEQAKLMESYGAQAVYVTDSAGALLPHQVRERIRALRDSLDIEIGFHAHNNLSLAVANTLVAIEEGATRIDGSVRCLGAGAGNTQTEVLVAVLNKMGIDLGIDLYKMMDLAEDIVKPLIPGSQEISEGSLVMGYAGVYSSFLLHAERASKRFNLDPRDILLELGKRKVVGGQEDMILDIAAEMANKNKVEVQS; this is encoded by the coding sequence ATGAATGTAAGTAAGAACCTGCCAATCAAACTTACCGAGGTATGTTTACGGGATGGAAGTCACGTCGTTGCACACCAATACACAGAAGATCAGGTACGTTCGGTAACACGTGCTTTGGATCGTGCTGGAATGCACTATATTGAAGTGAGTCATGGTGATGGCTTAGGAGGATCAACGCTTCAGTACGGTCGTTCATTAGTAAATGAAATGAAATTAATCGAAGCGGCAGTAGAGGAAGCAAAACAGGCAAAGATTGCCGTATTGCTGATTCCTGGAATCGGCACGGTCCATGAATTGAAACAAGCACATGGGCTTGGGGCTGGATTGGTTAGGGTTGCAACTCATGTAACTGAGGCAGATGTATCAGCACAGCATATTGCCATGGCGAGAGAGTTAGGGATGGAGTCATTTGGATTCCTCATGATGGCCCACATGGCACCCGTTGAAAAATTAGTGGAACAGGCAAAACTCATGGAGAGCTATGGTGCACAAGCAGTTTATGTGACGGATTCTGCCGGTGCCTTATTACCTCATCAAGTTCGTGAACGAATTCGTGCCCTAAGAGACTCCTTAGATATTGAAATAGGTTTTCATGCTCATAATAATTTATCACTTGCCGTTGCCAATACGCTGGTTGCAATTGAAGAAGGGGCTACCCGTATTGATGGAAGTGTTCGCTGTTTAGGAGCAGGTGCAGGGAATACACAGACAGAAGTGTTGGTTGCTGTATTAAACAAAATGGGAATCGATTTAGGGATTGATCTTTACAAAATGATGGATCTTGCTGAGGATATTGTAAAGCCGTTAATTCCTGGTTCACAGGAAATTAGTGAGGGTAGTTTAGTTATGGGATATGCCGGTGTTTATTCTAGCTTCCTCCTCCATGCCGAACGAGCAAGTAAACGCTTTAATCTAGATCCTCGTGATATTTTACTTGAACTTGGAAAAAGAAAGGTAGTTGGCGGTCAAGAAGATATGATCCTTGATATTGCGGCTGAAATGGCAAATAAGAACAAAGTGGAGGTTCAATCATGA
- a CDS encoding 4-hydroxyphenylacetate 3-hydroxylase family protein, with the protein MGIRTGEQYIEALKSRNPEVWLSGKRIENVFEEPVFNQPILEMAKLYDLQHDPQYQEDITHICEETGERISNAFLVPRSYQDLDARRKTFEVFAKATFGLMGRTPDFLNVVVTSMASNSEFLDKYNPEWGKNIRAYFKYVRDHDLFLTHAIINPQNDRSKSSHEQQDMFTHLGAVKETPDGLVVRGAKMLATLAPITDEVIVYSFPGFKPGDERYALAFALPLDTPGLRILCREAMQDGKRPVYDHPLASRFEEMDAVLVFNDVLVPWDRVFLYNNVEAANLLYPKTGIGQQPAHQSGVRGLIKLQFATEVACKIANSIGVDGYLNVQNDLGELVQSVETIRALLRIAEYEYEVLPSGEVMPAYASLETIRGLLPKMYPRAIEVMQIIGAGGLLMSPTDADFQNPELREDLEKYYLGREGVSAEERVHLFKLAWDLCGEAFGQRLLQYERYYTGDPIRKRAIFYNNFKRKHSFELVDEAMKIFERKGEVPSL; encoded by the coding sequence ATGGGAATTCGTACGGGAGAACAGTATATTGAAGCATTAAAATCTCGGAATCCAGAAGTTTGGCTATCGGGAAAAAGAATTGAAAATGTCTTTGAGGAACCAGTTTTTAATCAGCCTATCCTTGAAATGGCAAAGTTGTATGATTTACAGCATGATCCTCAATATCAAGAGGACATTACACATATTTGTGAAGAAACGGGTGAAAGAATTTCGAATGCATTCTTGGTGCCTAGAAGTTATCAAGATTTAGATGCTCGAAGAAAAACTTTTGAGGTCTTTGCAAAAGCAACATTTGGTTTAATGGGAAGAACTCCTGATTTTCTAAATGTCGTTGTAACTTCCATGGCGAGCAATTCAGAGTTCTTGGATAAATATAATCCTGAATGGGGGAAAAACATTCGGGCTTATTTCAAGTATGTTCGAGATCATGATTTGTTTTTAACTCATGCTATTATTAACCCTCAAAATGACAGGAGTAAATCTTCGCATGAACAACAGGATATGTTTACCCATTTAGGTGCAGTGAAAGAAACTCCTGATGGCTTAGTCGTAAGGGGAGCTAAAATGTTAGCAACTCTTGCTCCAATAACCGATGAAGTGATTGTATACTCTTTCCCTGGTTTTAAACCTGGAGATGAGCGTTATGCACTTGCCTTTGCACTTCCACTTGATACCCCAGGTCTTCGTATTTTATGTCGTGAAGCAATGCAAGACGGAAAACGACCAGTTTACGACCATCCATTAGCATCAAGATTCGAGGAAATGGATGCAGTCCTTGTGTTTAATGATGTTTTAGTGCCATGGGACCGTGTCTTCCTTTATAACAATGTGGAAGCTGCTAATCTACTTTATCCGAAAACTGGAATTGGGCAGCAACCAGCCCATCAATCGGGAGTAAGAGGGTTAATTAAGCTTCAATTTGCTACTGAAGTGGCTTGTAAGATAGCTAATTCTATTGGCGTAGATGGATACCTAAATGTTCAAAATGATTTAGGTGAATTGGTCCAATCGGTTGAAACCATTAGAGCTTTGCTTAGGATAGCAGAATATGAATATGAAGTGCTGCCATCTGGTGAGGTTATGCCGGCCTATGCATCACTAGAAACCATCCGGGGGTTACTGCCAAAAATGTACCCACGTGCGATTGAAGTCATGCAAATTATAGGTGCTGGCGGTCTTTTGATGTCTCCTACAGATGCCGACTTCCAAAATCCGGAGTTAAGAGAGGATTTAGAGAAGTACTATCTTGGAAGAGAGGGAGTATCCGCAGAAGAACGTGTTCACCTCTTTAAACTTGCTTGGGATTTATGCGGTGAGGCGTTTGGACAAAGGCTTCTTCAATATGAACGCTATTATACAGGAGACCCAATTCGGAAAAGAGCAATTTTCTATAACAACTTCAAGAGGAAACATTCTTTTGAGCTCGTTGATGAAGCGATGAAAATATTTGAACGCAAAGGTGAAGTGCCCAGTTTATAA
- a CDS encoding amidohydrolase family protein: protein MEMRVDFHTHIIPENFPDFASKYQNNRWPVLQPTCSCGANIMVDGKVFREVTDQVWSPEKRISDMEKENVDIQVLSPIPVTFSYWAPIEEAIAMAQFQNDFIAETVSQHPSKFIGLGTVPLQNVEAAIRELDRCVHELGLKGIEIGTNINGKNLDDESLLDFFAMCDKWNVPIFVHPWETLGSDRLASHNLMYTVGMPSETALAAASLILGGVIEKFPGLKICFSHGGGSLPYILPRLDHGWNVWPHLQMTEKPPSFYAKKFFYDSIVNSPVNIKFLVEKFGAEQVIMGSDYPFLLRETPPGKIIDDTLTLTEAQKRAMLGENALRFLNLPVNQLI from the coding sequence ATGGAAATGCGAGTAGATTTTCATACACATATTATCCCTGAAAATTTTCCGGACTTTGCGAGCAAGTATCAAAATAACAGGTGGCCGGTGCTCCAGCCAACTTGTTCATGTGGTGCCAATATTATGGTGGATGGCAAAGTTTTTCGAGAAGTGACAGACCAGGTTTGGAGCCCTGAGAAACGAATTAGTGATATGGAAAAAGAAAATGTAGATATACAGGTTTTATCACCTATTCCTGTTACCTTTTCTTATTGGGCACCGATTGAAGAAGCAATAGCCATGGCTCAATTTCAAAATGATTTTATTGCTGAGACAGTTTCACAGCATCCTAGCAAATTTATCGGTTTAGGAACGGTTCCTCTGCAAAATGTGGAGGCTGCTATTCGTGAATTGGATCGCTGTGTCCATGAGCTTGGATTAAAAGGAATTGAAATTGGTACAAATATAAATGGGAAAAACCTTGATGATGAATCGTTATTAGACTTCTTCGCAATGTGTGACAAATGGAATGTTCCTATATTCGTTCATCCGTGGGAAACATTAGGAAGTGATCGATTAGCTTCTCATAACCTAATGTATACCGTCGGTATGCCAAGTGAGACAGCATTAGCTGCCGCAAGTTTAATACTCGGTGGAGTTATTGAGAAATTTCCGGGACTAAAAATTTGTTTTTCTCATGGTGGGGGTTCACTTCCTTACATCCTTCCAAGACTAGATCACGGGTGGAATGTGTGGCCGCACTTACAGATGACGGAAAAGCCGCCAAGTTTTTATGCAAAGAAATTTTTCTATGATTCAATCGTCAATAGCCCGGTAAATATTAAATTCTTAGTTGAAAAATTTGGAGCAGAACAAGTGATTATGGGTTCTGATTATCCATTCTTACTCCGTGAAACTCCACCAGGAAAAATCATAGATGATACTTTAACACTTACCGAAGCTCAGAAAAGAGCCATGTTAGGTGAAAACGCATTACGATTCTTAAATTTACCGGTTAATCAACTAATCTAG
- a CDS encoding NADPH-dependent FMN reductase, protein MKLLGISGTIIGAKTSIVVQKVLEEAKKYQPDLEVELLDLRNYEVQFCDGRNPSSYNEDTKKVLEAIHSADFYIIGTPIFQGSLSGPLKNLFDLINPKDFRNKVMGFVATGGTYQHYLVIENQLKPIAGFFRAFVAPGYVYVNNDHFNKENEIIDSDVLSRISALAKEVVFMQEAFKSSEEKLVGIVH, encoded by the coding sequence ATGAAACTATTGGGGATTTCAGGAACAATAATTGGAGCAAAGACGAGTATTGTTGTCCAAAAGGTTCTAGAGGAAGCAAAGAAATACCAACCAGATCTTGAAGTAGAACTCTTGGATTTAAGAAATTATGAAGTCCAATTCTGTGATGGTCGTAATCCTTCTTCCTACAACGAGGACACAAAAAAGGTTCTTGAAGCGATTCATTCCGCTGATTTTTATATTATCGGTACACCGATTTTCCAAGGATCTTTATCAGGTCCGCTCAAAAATTTATTTGATTTGATTAATCCAAAAGATTTTCGCAATAAAGTGATGGGGTTTGTTGCCACAGGCGGAACATATCAGCACTACCTTGTGATCGAAAATCAATTGAAACCAATTGCCGGCTTTTTTCGGGCGTTTGTTGCACCTGGGTACGTATACGTTAATAATGATCATTTTAATAAAGAAAATGAAATCATAGATTCTGATGTACTATCCAGAATCTCAGCCTTAGCGAAAGAAGTGGTCTTCATGCAGGAGGCATTTAAATCGTCAGAAGAAAAATTAGTAGGAATAGTTCATTAA
- a CDS encoding 3-hydroxyanthranilate 3,4-dioxygenase, whose product MSHTLKPINLWGFIEENKDLLKPPVNNKVVWKDSELMFMVIGGPNKRRDFHVDPSEEIFYQIKGDCYVEIINNEGKREVITVKEGEVFHLPANVPHSPHRVADTIGIVIERDRATGELEDFVWFCDECDHEMHRVTVQLTNIEVQVKEAINGFNGNLELRTCKNCGHIMPEEASEWKCE is encoded by the coding sequence ATGTCACATACATTGAAACCAATAAACCTTTGGGGGTTTATTGAAGAAAACAAGGACTTACTAAAGCCGCCAGTTAATAACAAAGTAGTTTGGAAAGATTCAGAATTGATGTTTATGGTCATCGGTGGCCCCAATAAACGACGCGATTTTCACGTGGACCCTTCTGAAGAGATTTTCTATCAAATTAAGGGTGATTGCTACGTTGAGATTATTAATAACGAGGGAAAGCGAGAAGTCATTACAGTGAAAGAAGGAGAAGTTTTCCACCTGCCTGCGAATGTTCCTCATTCCCCACATCGAGTCGCTGATACAATCGGTATTGTCATCGAAAGAGACAGAGCTACAGGAGAATTAGAGGATTTTGTATGGTTCTGTGATGAATGTGATCATGAGATGCACCGCGTTACCGTTCAATTAACAAATATTGAAGTTCAAGTGAAAGAAGCAATCAACGGGTTTAATGGAAATCTTGAACTTCGTACTTGTAAGAATTGTGGACATATCATGCCGGAAGAAGCGAGTGAATGGAAATGCGAGTAG
- a CDS encoding FAD synthetase family protein, with protein MTLTGSVIAIGAFDGVHKGHQAVIKQAVKKSRISQVPSVVYTFDPPPRHFFKGVQTLTSIEEKLRRISMLGVDYVIVASFNEWYATRPPEDFICELSKLNPMEITVGSDFHFGKDRKGDVSLLEKYFRIHVASPVYCNGGKLISSTRIRQLISEGDFKQSYTLLGWQAGID; from the coding sequence TTGACACTTACGGGTTCTGTAATTGCTATAGGTGCATTTGATGGGGTTCATAAAGGACATCAAGCCGTGATTAAGCAGGCGGTGAAAAAGAGCCGGATCTCACAAGTCCCCAGTGTAGTGTATACATTCGATCCACCTCCTCGACATTTTTTTAAGGGTGTTCAAACATTGACTTCTATTGAAGAAAAGCTGAGAAGGATCTCAATGTTAGGTGTAGATTATGTGATTGTTGCTAGTTTTAATGAATGGTATGCAACTCGTCCACCTGAGGATTTTATCTGTGAATTATCGAAACTTAATCCGATGGAGATTACGGTTGGTTCCGATTTTCATTTTGGTAAAGATAGAAAAGGTGATGTGAGTCTTTTAGAAAAGTATTTTAGGATACATGTAGCATCACCTGTTTATTGTAATGGAGGCAAACTTATTTCATCTACACGAATTCGACAGCTTATTTCAGAAGGTGATTTTAAGCAGTCCTATACATTGCTGGGGTGGCAAGCAGGAATTGACTAA